Proteins found in one Streptomyces sp. CB09001 genomic segment:
- the lon gene encoding endopeptidase La, whose amino-acid sequence MAAESAAFTPLTLPVLPLDDEVVLPGMVVPLDLSDAEVRAAVEAAQAAARSEPGKPRVLLVPRIDGTHAATGVLGTVEQVGRLADGDPGALIRGRGRVRVGAGTTGPGAALWVEGTRVDETVPDPLPGQVTELVKEYKALATAWLRKRGAWQVVDRVQAIDDVSALADNSGYSPFLTTEQKVELLETTDPVARLKLATQQLRDHLAEQDVAETIAKDVQEGVDKQQREFLLRRQLEAVRKELREINGEQDGEESDDYRARVEAADLPEKVREAALKEVDKLERSSDQSPEGSWIRTWLDTVLEVPWSERTEDAYDIQGAQAVLDAEHAGLEDVKERITEYLAVRKRRGDRGLGVVGGRRGGAVLALVGPPGVGKTSLGESVAHAMGRKFVRVALGGVRDEAEIRGHRRTYVGALPGRIVRAIKEAGSMNPVVLLDEIDKVGSDFRGDPAAALLEVLDPAQNHTFRDHYLEVELDLSDVVFLATANVLEAIPEALLDRMELVRLDGYTEDEKVVIARDHLLPRQLERAGLDADEVTVDEGALRKLAGEYTREAGVRTLERSIARLLRKVAAQHELGERELPFTVTDADLRSLIGRPHHVPESAQDPAERRTAVPGVATGLAVTGAGGDVLYVEASLADPETGAAGLTLTGQLGDVMKESAQIALSFLRSHGAELELPVGDLKDRGAHIHFPAGAVPKDGPSAGVTMTTALASLLSGRLVRTDVAMTGEVSLTGRVLPIGGVKQKLLAAHRAGITTVIIPKRNEPDLDDVPAQVLDKLDVHAVTDVRQVLELALAPATNGAEREVPVAA is encoded by the coding sequence ATGGCTGCTGAGTCCGCCGCCTTCACACCGCTCACCCTGCCCGTGCTGCCGCTCGACGACGAAGTGGTCCTGCCCGGCATGGTCGTCCCCCTGGACCTGAGCGACGCCGAGGTACGGGCCGCGGTGGAGGCCGCCCAGGCCGCCGCCAGGTCCGAGCCCGGCAAGCCCCGCGTCCTCCTCGTCCCGCGCATCGACGGCACCCACGCCGCCACCGGAGTGCTCGGTACGGTCGAGCAGGTCGGCCGCCTGGCCGACGGCGACCCCGGCGCCCTGATCCGCGGCCGGGGCCGGGTGCGCGTCGGTGCCGGTACGACCGGTCCCGGCGCCGCGCTCTGGGTCGAGGGCACCCGGGTCGACGAGACCGTCCCCGACCCGCTGCCCGGCCAGGTCACCGAGCTGGTGAAGGAGTACAAGGCGCTCGCCACCGCGTGGCTGCGCAAGCGCGGCGCCTGGCAGGTGGTCGACCGCGTCCAGGCCATCGACGACGTGTCCGCGCTCGCCGACAACTCCGGCTACTCGCCGTTCCTGACCACTGAGCAGAAGGTCGAGCTGCTGGAGACCACGGACCCGGTCGCCCGTCTGAAGCTCGCCACCCAGCAGCTGCGCGACCACCTCGCCGAGCAGGACGTCGCCGAGACCATCGCCAAGGACGTCCAGGAGGGCGTCGACAAGCAGCAGCGGGAGTTCCTGCTGCGCCGCCAGCTCGAAGCGGTGCGCAAGGAGCTGCGCGAGATCAACGGTGAGCAGGACGGCGAGGAGTCCGACGACTACCGCGCCCGGGTCGAGGCCGCCGACCTGCCGGAGAAGGTCCGCGAGGCCGCGCTCAAGGAGGTCGACAAGCTGGAGCGGTCCTCCGACCAGTCGCCCGAGGGCTCCTGGATCCGCACCTGGCTCGACACGGTCCTGGAGGTGCCGTGGAGCGAGCGCACCGAGGACGCCTACGACATCCAGGGCGCCCAGGCCGTGCTCGACGCCGAGCACGCGGGCCTTGAGGACGTGAAGGAGCGCATCACCGAGTACCTGGCCGTGCGCAAGCGGCGCGGCGACCGGGGCCTCGGCGTGGTCGGCGGCCGGCGCGGCGGTGCCGTACTGGCCTTGGTGGGCCCGCCCGGCGTCGGCAAGACCAGTCTCGGCGAGTCCGTCGCCCACGCGATGGGCCGCAAGTTCGTCCGCGTCGCCCTCGGCGGCGTCCGCGACGAGGCCGAGATCCGCGGCCACCGGCGTACGTACGTCGGCGCGCTGCCCGGCCGGATCGTGCGGGCGATCAAGGAGGCGGGGTCCATGAACCCGGTCGTCCTGCTCGACGAGATCGACAAGGTGGGCTCCGACTTCCGGGGCGACCCGGCCGCGGCCCTGCTGGAGGTCCTCGACCCGGCCCAGAACCACACCTTCCGGGACCACTACCTGGAGGTGGAGCTGGACCTGTCCGACGTGGTCTTCCTGGCCACCGCCAACGTCCTGGAGGCCATCCCGGAGGCCCTGCTCGACCGCATGGAGCTGGTCCGGCTGGACGGCTACACGGAGGACGAGAAGGTCGTCATCGCCCGTGACCACCTGCTCCCGCGCCAGCTGGAGCGGGCCGGACTGGACGCGGACGAGGTCACCGTCGACGAGGGCGCGCTGCGCAAGCTGGCGGGCGAGTACACCCGCGAGGCGGGCGTACGCACCCTGGAGCGGTCCATCGCGCGGCTGCTGCGCAAGGTGGCGGCCCAGCACGAACTGGGCGAGCGGGAGCTGCCGTTCACCGTCACCGACGCGGACCTGCGCTCTCTGATCGGCCGGCCGCACCACGTGCCCGAGTCCGCCCAGGACCCGGCCGAGCGGCGCACCGCGGTGCCCGGCGTGGCCACCGGCCTCGCGGTCACCGGCGCGGGCGGCGACGTCCTGTACGTCGAGGCCTCGCTGGCCGACCCGGAGACCGGCGCGGCGGGACTGACCCTGACCGGACAGCTGGGCGACGTGATGAAGGAGTCGGCGCAGATCGCGCTGAGCTTCCTGCGCAGCCACGGCGCCGAGCTGGAGCTGCCGGTGGGCGACCTCAAGGACCGGGGAGCGCACATCCACTTCCCGGCGGGCGCGGTCCCCAAGGACGGCCCGAGCGCCGGCGTCACCATGACCACGGCCCTCGCCTCGCTCCTGTCGGGCCGGCTGGTGCGCACCGACGTGGCGATGACCGGCGAGGTCTCGCTGACCGGGCGCGTGCTGCCGATCGGCGGGGTCAAGCAGAAGCTGCTCGCCGCGCACCGGGCGGGGATCACCACGGTGATCATCCCCAAGCGCAACGAGCCCGACCTGGACGACGTCCCGGCCCAGGTGCTGGACAAGCTCGACGTCCACGCCGTCACCGACGTCCGCCAGGTGCTGGAACTGGCGCTCGCACCGGCGACCAACGGTGCGGAGCGCGAGGTTCCGGTCGCGGCGTGA
- a CDS encoding lysozyme codes for MLVHRSGSARGRRFAVTGILLAAFSLVFTLPADAASSADVPARGSAHMGMGVAAHDGEHGTPVPGRAVQTEGVDVSSHQGNVAWSTLWNSGVKWAYAKATEGTYYTNPYFAQQYNGSYNVGMIRGAYHFATPDTTSGATQANYFVDHGGGWSRDGKTLPGALDIEWNPYGATCYGKSQSGMVSWIRDFLNTYKARTGRDAVIYTATSWWTQCTGNYGGFAANNPLWIARYASTVGTLPAGWGYYTMWQYTSSGPTVGDHNKFNGALDRVQALANG; via the coding sequence ATGCTCGTGCACAGATCCGGATCGGCCCGCGGACGGAGGTTCGCCGTCACCGGGATCCTGCTCGCCGCGTTCTCCCTCGTGTTCACCCTTCCCGCCGACGCCGCGTCGTCCGCGGACGTCCCGGCCCGCGGCTCCGCCCACATGGGCATGGGCGTCGCGGCCCACGACGGCGAACACGGCACCCCCGTCCCGGGCCGAGCGGTCCAGACGGAGGGCGTCGACGTCTCCAGCCACCAGGGCAACGTCGCCTGGTCGACCCTGTGGAACAGCGGCGTCAAGTGGGCCTACGCCAAGGCCACCGAGGGGACGTACTACACCAACCCCTACTTCGCCCAGCAGTACAACGGCTCCTACAACGTCGGCATGATCCGGGGCGCCTACCACTTCGCCACCCCGGACACGACGAGCGGCGCCACCCAGGCCAACTACTTCGTCGACCACGGCGGCGGCTGGTCCAGGGACGGCAAGACGCTGCCGGGCGCGCTCGACATCGAGTGGAACCCGTACGGTGCCACCTGCTACGGCAAGTCGCAGAGCGGGATGGTCTCCTGGATCCGCGACTTCCTGAACACGTACAAGGCCCGCACCGGCCGGGACGCCGTGATCTACACGGCCACCAGCTGGTGGACGCAGTGCACCGGCAACTACGGCGGCTTCGCCGCCAACAACCCGCTGTGGATCGCCCGGTACGCCTCGACGGTGGGCACCCTGCCGGCCGGCTGGGGCTACTACACGATGTGGCAGTACACGTCGTCCGGTCCGACGGTCGGCGACCACAACAAGTTCAACGGCGCGCTGGACCGTGTCCAGGCGCTCGCGAACGGCTGA
- a CDS encoding MarR family transcriptional regulator, with translation MHEDGNGGGRGGEARLSGSGVNQPEFLALERELTVLLRRARANQGEMAREVHPDLESSAYGLLVRLGECGGQRATDLAAFIGVGKATMSRQLRALEELGLVAREPDPADGRAWLVTLTPEGQERVGRVREARRARYARRLADWNPREVTELARLLHELNRGMEK, from the coding sequence GTGCACGAAGACGGGAACGGCGGCGGTCGCGGAGGCGAAGCCCGCCTGTCCGGCAGTGGTGTGAACCAACCGGAGTTCCTCGCCCTGGAGCGGGAGCTGACCGTCCTGCTGCGTCGGGCCCGGGCCAACCAGGGCGAGATGGCCCGGGAGGTCCACCCCGACCTCGAGTCGTCCGCGTACGGCCTGCTCGTCCGGCTCGGCGAGTGCGGCGGCCAGCGCGCCACCGACCTCGCCGCGTTCATCGGCGTCGGCAAGGCCACCATGTCCCGCCAGCTGCGCGCCCTGGAGGAACTCGGGCTGGTCGCCCGCGAGCCCGACCCCGCCGACGGCCGGGCCTGGCTGGTCACCCTGACCCCGGAGGGCCAGGAACGCGTCGGCCGGGTCCGGGAGGCCCGCCGCGCCCGGTACGCCCGGCGGCTCGCCGACTGGAACCCGCGCGAGGTGACGGAGCTGGCCCGGCTGCTGCACGAACTCAACCGGGGGATGGAGAAGTAG
- a CDS encoding protein phosphatase 2C domain-containing protein, which translates to MRTELVSEPGLADQPNEDFASVGLPASGQGGSLVVLDGVTPPRTATGCLHSVPWFTARLGGALTELTVSLPDLPLAEALSRGIARTAATHAESCDLSHPRTPQATVVLARWSPDAVEYLVLSDSALLLEAPDGTLTPVLDDRLARLPRSALVSDAVIDAGLRNKEGGFFTAAADPAVAARAVTGALPRGGVRTLAALTDGAARWVEKFGEGDWADCLALVRKQGAQALVDRVRELERADEAGGRAFLGRSKTHDDATVVYAEL; encoded by the coding sequence ATGCGTACGGAACTCGTCTCGGAACCAGGCCTCGCCGACCAGCCCAACGAGGACTTCGCGAGCGTCGGACTACCCGCCTCGGGACAGGGTGGTTCACTCGTCGTGCTGGACGGCGTGACGCCGCCACGGACCGCGACGGGGTGTCTGCATTCCGTGCCCTGGTTCACGGCGCGACTGGGGGGAGCGCTGACCGAACTGACCGTTTCACTCCCGGATCTTCCCCTCGCCGAGGCCCTGTCCCGCGGCATCGCGCGTACCGCGGCGACGCACGCGGAATCCTGTGACCTTTCTCACCCGCGCACACCGCAGGCAACCGTGGTCCTCGCACGCTGGTCCCCGGACGCCGTCGAGTACCTGGTCCTGTCCGACTCCGCCCTCCTGCTGGAGGCACCCGACGGCACCCTCACCCCCGTCCTGGACGACCGGCTGGCCCGGCTGCCGCGCTCGGCCCTCGTGAGCGACGCGGTGATCGACGCCGGGCTGCGCAACAAGGAGGGCGGCTTCTTCACGGCCGCGGCCGACCCCGCCGTGGCGGCGCGCGCCGTGACCGGGGCGCTCCCGCGCGGTGGGGTGCGGACGCTGGCGGCACTCACGGACGGGGCCGCGCGGTGGGTGGAGAAGTTCGGGGAGGGCGACTGGGCGGACTGCCTGGCACTGGTCCGCAAGCAGGGCGCGCAGGCACTGGTGGACCGGGTGCGGGAGCTGGAGCGCGCGGACGAGGCGGGTGGCCGGGCGTTCCTCGGGCGCAGCAAGACGCACGACGACGCGACGGTGGTCTACGCCGAGTTGTGA
- a CDS encoding nitrate- and nitrite sensing domain-containing protein, with product MQKTRPRRTGKQTAPAGSAERTPGTSTPPQPPEAPVGKGRATHVRNRLIVAVAVVAAAVAGAGAPSVVAASGQLHDSQELVTLAEQTQGALTLAHSLADERDEVTPYIAVGRPKSKAPSEQRSARVDRQVEELRADTDTPASLREDLDAVAALRRAALTGKSTALEAHQAYSEAITELHALAEKLGEEMPPRAGSGAYALAELDTAVQQAAATRGLLLAALNVPSTTETVIDPLTGLPTETTTSSDADAEQRDALAAAAQQARVRSDAALADFREGAPKEARGSFDATVAGPEVNSAEKYLAGLTDEPTLSERDLGTSTKRLDAALSARVDAMRGAESALYEKRVEALEQLRDDDVTALEIRIAVLGALILLAVGIATALARTLTRPLSVLRRGSARLAGSADPTAEEPVAFTGRNDEFAQVVRSVNALHTHAATLAGRVATLESDRKHLVGQRQRMADAREELRTELAESAAQLEVVRKSIGSTFVNLALRTLGLVERQLAVIEGLEEREQDPDRLATLFKLDHFATVMRRHSENLLVLAGTEHVQHSASPVPLVDVVRAAVSEIERYERVRIAALPPHAHVAGFAADDLSHLLAELMENATSFSPPDLPVEVSGWLLENGEVMLSVQDEGIGMATERLQRLNARLTDFDPDAPYDQEGEDGLGLGLYVVARLAHRHGARVRLREQKQGGVAAVVVLPSPLLAAAPPAALTPTVPVTDGTGTFSLPGADAEANSNVLHGRTEKAEQAARTERALPAEQAEQAAQGAGEEAGPDPEPGIDPLVASAEEAVRRAEADAATSHADTPHAPEPDERADPAGSATPEPAEGTESSQDGPAPGGDLPDDATMALFLPAVAEPETRPESGPDPYAIGPDAHDRAPDEGAGRSEGSEPAEPVTEKGLPKRTPKLTTHAAVPRPRTSDSVDADALRRRLGGFRRGAEAGRRDVEAEIADRTGQNQGPGAAAETTEEATGGTVEEASS from the coding sequence GTGCAGAAGACGCGGCCTCGTCGCACAGGCAAGCAGACGGCCCCCGCGGGGAGCGCGGAGCGCACCCCCGGCACCTCCACCCCTCCGCAGCCGCCGGAGGCCCCCGTCGGCAAGGGCCGCGCCACCCACGTACGCAACCGGCTCATCGTCGCGGTGGCCGTCGTGGCAGCCGCCGTCGCCGGGGCCGGAGCCCCCTCGGTCGTGGCCGCCTCCGGGCAACTGCACGACTCCCAGGAGCTGGTGACGCTCGCCGAGCAGACCCAGGGCGCGCTGACCCTCGCCCACTCCCTCGCCGACGAGCGCGACGAGGTCACCCCGTACATCGCGGTCGGCCGCCCCAAGTCCAAGGCGCCCTCCGAGCAGCGCAGCGCCCGCGTCGACCGGCAGGTGGAGGAGCTGCGCGCCGACACCGACACGCCCGCCTCCCTGCGCGAGGACCTCGACGCCGTCGCCGCGCTGCGCCGCGCCGCCCTCACCGGCAAGAGCACCGCGCTGGAAGCCCACCAGGCGTACTCGGAGGCGATCACCGAACTCCACGCCCTGGCCGAGAAGCTGGGCGAGGAGATGCCGCCCCGCGCGGGTTCCGGCGCGTACGCCCTGGCCGAGCTGGACACCGCCGTCCAGCAGGCCGCCGCCACCCGCGGCCTGCTGCTGGCGGCACTGAACGTGCCGAGCACCACCGAGACCGTCATCGACCCCCTCACCGGCCTGCCCACCGAGACGACCACCTCCTCGGACGCCGACGCCGAGCAGCGCGACGCCCTCGCCGCCGCCGCCCAGCAGGCCCGGGTGCGCTCCGACGCGGCCCTCGCCGACTTCCGCGAGGGTGCTCCCAAGGAGGCGCGCGGCAGCTTCGACGCCACGGTCGCCGGGCCCGAGGTCAACTCCGCCGAGAAGTACCTCGCCGGCCTCACCGACGAGCCGACGCTCTCCGAGCGCGACCTCGGCACCAGCACCAAGCGGCTGGACGCGGCGCTCTCCGCCCGCGTCGACGCGATGCGCGGCGCCGAGTCCGCCCTGTACGAGAAGCGCGTCGAGGCCCTGGAGCAGCTGCGCGACGACGACGTCACCGCGCTGGAGATCCGGATCGCCGTCCTCGGCGCACTGATCCTGCTCGCCGTCGGCATCGCCACCGCCCTGGCCCGCACCCTCACCCGCCCGCTGTCGGTGCTGCGCCGCGGCTCCGCCCGGCTGGCCGGCTCGGCGGACCCGACGGCCGAGGAGCCGGTCGCCTTCACCGGCCGCAACGACGAGTTCGCGCAGGTGGTCCGCTCCGTCAACGCCCTGCACACGCATGCCGCCACGCTCGCCGGGCGGGTCGCCACGCTGGAGTCCGACCGCAAGCACCTGGTCGGCCAGCGGCAGAGGATGGCCGACGCCCGCGAGGAGCTGCGCACCGAACTCGCCGAGTCCGCCGCCCAGCTGGAGGTGGTGCGCAAGAGCATCGGCTCCACCTTCGTCAACCTGGCACTGCGCACCCTCGGGCTGGTCGAGCGGCAACTCGCCGTCATCGAGGGCCTGGAGGAGCGCGAGCAGGACCCGGACCGGCTCGCCACCCTGTTCAAGCTCGACCACTTCGCCACGGTCATGCGCCGGCACAGCGAGAACCTCCTCGTCCTCGCCGGCACCGAGCACGTCCAGCACAGCGCCTCGCCGGTGCCGCTGGTCGACGTGGTCCGCGCCGCGGTCAGCGAGATCGAGCGGTACGAGCGGGTGCGCATCGCCGCGCTGCCGCCGCACGCCCACGTGGCCGGTTTCGCCGCCGACGACCTCTCCCACCTGCTGGCCGAGCTGATGGAGAACGCCACCTCCTTCTCGCCGCCCGACCTGCCCGTCGAGGTCTCCGGCTGGCTCCTGGAGAACGGCGAGGTGATGCTCTCCGTCCAGGACGAGGGCATCGGCATGGCCACCGAACGCCTCCAGCGGCTCAACGCCCGCCTCACCGACTTCGACCCGGACGCGCCGTACGACCAGGAGGGCGAGGACGGTCTGGGGCTCGGCCTCTACGTCGTCGCCCGGCTCGCCCACCGGCACGGGGCACGGGTACGGCTGCGGGAGCAGAAGCAGGGCGGGGTCGCCGCCGTCGTCGTCCTGCCGAGCCCGCTGCTGGCCGCCGCCCCGCCGGCCGCGCTCACCCCGACCGTGCCGGTGACCGACGGCACCGGGACCTTCTCCCTGCCCGGCGCCGACGCCGAGGCCAACTCCAACGTCCTGCACGGGCGGACGGAGAAGGCGGAGCAGGCGGCACGGACGGAGCGGGCCCTTCCGGCGGAACAGGCGGAACAGGCGGCACAGGGTGCCGGGGAGGAAGCGGGCCCGGACCCCGAGCCCGGCATCGACCCGCTGGTCGCCTCGGCGGAGGAAGCCGTACGCCGTGCCGAGGCGGACGCGGCAACGTCCCACGCCGACACGCCGCACGCCCCGGAACCGGACGAGCGTGCGGACCCGGCCGGGTCGGCCACCCCGGAACCCGCGGAGGGGACGGAGTCCTCCCAGGACGGTCCCGCCCCCGGCGGCGACCTCCCCGACGACGCCACGATGGCCCTGTTCCTCCCGGCCGTAGCGGAACCGGAGACCCGGCCGGAGAGCGGTCCCGACCCGTACGCCATCGGACCCGACGCCCACGACCGCGCGCCGGACGAGGGAGCCGGACGGTCCGAGGGCTCCGAGCCCGCCGAACCCGTCACCGAGAAGGGTCTGCCCAAGCGGACCCCGAAGCTCACCACCCACGCCGCGGTGCCGCGGCCGCGCACGTCGGATTCCGTCGACGCCGACGCGCTCCGTCGGCGCCTGGGCGGATTCCGTCGCGGGGCGGAGGCCGGCCGCCGGGACGTCGAGGCGGAGATCGCCGACCGCACCGGGCAGAACCAGGGGCCGGGCGCCGCGGCGGAGACAACCGAAGAAGCCACGGGGGGCACCGTCGAGGAGGCAAGCAGTTGA
- a CDS encoding roadblock/LC7 domain-containing protein, which produces MTAPSTFGLSSEARNLHWLLTNLVEEVPGIRSVAVVSSDGLLLLSSDPGRNEEARQARETPRAGPRGSAADLATVVSGVGSLTVGAARLMDFGSVKHTMVAMDEGSLFVMSISDGSLLGVHGSAECDMSVVAYHMALFVGRAGHVLTPELRTELRQSLEPESSKSSEPTGSAR; this is translated from the coding sequence TTGACCGCGCCCAGTACCTTCGGACTGAGCAGTGAAGCCCGCAATCTCCACTGGCTGCTGACCAACCTCGTCGAGGAGGTGCCCGGCATCCGGTCGGTCGCCGTGGTCTCCTCGGACGGGCTCCTGCTCCTGTCCTCCGACCCCGGACGCAACGAGGAGGCCCGGCAGGCCCGCGAGACGCCCCGGGCGGGCCCGCGCGGTTCCGCCGCCGACCTCGCCACCGTCGTCTCCGGCGTGGGCAGCCTGACCGTCGGCGCCGCCCGGCTGATGGACTTCGGCTCCGTGAAGCACACGATGGTCGCCATGGACGAGGGCAGCCTGTTCGTGATGTCGATCAGCGACGGCTCGCTGCTCGGCGTGCACGGCTCCGCGGAGTGCGACATGAGCGTGGTGGCGTACCACATGGCCCTCTTCGTCGGCCGCGCCGGCCACGTCCTGACCCCCGAACTCCGCACCGAACTGCGCCAGTCCCTGGAGCCCGAGTCGTCCAAGTCGTCCGAGCCGACGGGGAGCGCCCGATGA
- a CDS encoding DUF742 domain-containing protein — protein MSSSPRKPGKNGRGHLPVRGADRKPARVRPYSLTGGRTRFGHVLLVETFVGATAGTAALEAAEERKELTTGGLTSRVMPEMRAIVELCRRMRTVAEIAALLKMPLGVVRVLLSDLADQGKIRVYGTGTGHGTGRPDRALLERVLSGLRRL, from the coding sequence ATGAGCAGCAGTCCCAGGAAGCCCGGGAAGAACGGCCGGGGCCACCTCCCCGTGCGCGGCGCCGACCGCAAACCGGCCAGGGTACGCCCCTACTCGCTCACCGGCGGCCGCACCCGTTTCGGTCACGTGCTGCTCGTCGAGACGTTCGTCGGCGCCACGGCCGGCACCGCCGCGCTCGAAGCCGCCGAGGAGCGCAAGGAACTGACGACCGGCGGCCTGACCTCCCGGGTGATGCCGGAGATGCGGGCCATCGTCGAACTGTGCCGCCGCATGCGTACGGTGGCCGAGATCGCCGCGCTGCTGAAGATGCCGCTCGGTGTGGTCCGGGTGCTCCTCAGCGACCTGGCGGACCAGGGAAAGATCCGTGTGTACGGCACCGGGACCGGCCACGGCACGGGCCGCCCGGACCGCGCTCTGCTCGAAAGGGTGCTCAGTGGACTCCGTCGTCTCTGA
- a CDS encoding ATP/GTP-binding protein, protein MDSVVSDAAAFGVPPLVDTDGPVQPWQTDPTRAPVATKIVVAGGFGVGKTTLVTAVSEITPLQTEALMTEASEETDDLTATPGKLTTTVAMDFGRITLDDDLVLYLFGTPGQQRFWFMWDDLVRGAIGAVVLADTRRLKDCWPALDYFESCGLPYVVAVNHFDGSELFEAEDVREALTIPAHIPVMIMDARRRISAIETLLSLVGHALDETPE, encoded by the coding sequence GTGGACTCCGTCGTCTCTGACGCCGCCGCGTTCGGCGTCCCCCCGCTCGTCGACACCGACGGGCCCGTGCAGCCCTGGCAGACCGATCCCACTCGTGCGCCGGTCGCCACGAAGATCGTCGTCGCGGGCGGTTTCGGTGTCGGCAAGACCACGCTGGTCACCGCCGTCTCGGAGATCACGCCCCTGCAGACCGAGGCGCTGATGACCGAGGCGAGCGAGGAGACCGACGACCTCACCGCCACCCCGGGCAAGCTCACCACCACCGTGGCCATGGACTTCGGCCGCATCACGCTCGACGACGACCTGGTGCTCTACCTGTTCGGCACCCCGGGCCAGCAGCGGTTCTGGTTCATGTGGGACGACCTGGTGCGCGGCGCGATCGGTGCCGTCGTACTGGCCGACACCCGCCGCCTGAAGGACTGCTGGCCCGCGCTGGACTACTTCGAGAGCTGCGGACTGCCCTACGTCGTGGCGGTCAACCACTTCGACGGCAGCGAGCTGTTCGAGGCGGAGGACGTGCGGGAGGCGTTGACGATCCCGGCGCACATACCTGTCATGATCATGGACGCGCGCCGTCGGATCTCGGCCATCGAGACGCTGTTGTCCCTCGTGGGCCACGCGCTCGACGAAACACCCGAGTAG